A window from Podospora bellae-mahoneyi strain CBS 112042 chromosome 1 map unlocalized CBS112042p_1, whole genome shotgun sequence encodes these proteins:
- the VPS53 gene encoding Vacuolar protein sorting-associated protein 53 (COG:U; EggNog:ENOG503NVVZ; BUSCO:EOG092612AK) gives MNITVADSLSLDSVDYDPIGHLNLLFSHPSTVSSVSSVSATIQKHKDELSKSITSLETAQAYGPDSSLERMQSAQAELASLFQRIESVRSRALQTERDITTMTADIKRLDGTKRNLTLSMTALKRLQMLTTAYEQLRGLARTRQYRECAGLLQAVLQLMRHFNSYRSIEQIAVLSRNVSELQRELLEQVCEDFEIAFAKGEVGARRAVLVEACLVMDALGDHAKSRLVTWYVNTELREYRQVFRGNDEAGSLDNIGRRYAWFKRTLKTHEEEHAVIFPPHWRVNETLAMSFCDGTREDFKGILEKSMRRPDGPKLDVNLLLSCLQETMDFEQGLERRFANEPRASIDTLSSADDRAQNFNGSISAAFEPYLSLWVESQDRALASMIPKYKQQPLIPADEEFSPQAVIPSAIELFHFYKVTLSQCAKLSTGERLLDLTKTLAKYLDEYAQQVLLGFLQRGGTQGPPIEDIILVLNTADFWHTNTDQLEEFIKKRIDPDMTSRVDLSDQSDAFMGAAGASVMALVAKVELECESAWREMRNTNWSRMESVSDHSSYVSELLKHVNSKAEEILPLVVKQQYARTFCDNLVDHLANAYIINVVQCKPVCETGAEQMLLDKYVLTKSLENLMSFHTASPSTQPPASFVKHVNTSMTRMDPLLKTLQVRPSPPEGLVQAYLIHIADRSDTNFRKILELKGVRRADQAHLLELFAIHREGPAAAGGKLVQSSSLLTPLLNSTSGGLGSTTAAGGSGLAAGLAAGGLQTRFDAASLGERLLTAARDSAERAGVGAATGEGVTMNENLRNIGNFFRRDIGGLGARFGRRDITPTNNSRPDV, from the exons ATGAATATAACCGTTGCGGATTCTCTGTCTCTAGACTCAG TGGACTACGACCCGATCGGACATCTCAACCTCCTATTCTCCCACCCGTCCACTGTATCCTCGGTCTCGAGCGTATCCGCGACGATTCAGAAACACAAAGATGAACTCTCCAAGTCCATTACGTCGCTGGAAACGGCGCAAGCCTACGGCCCCGACTCCTCGCTAGAAAGAATGCAGTCGGCTCAGGCCGAACTGGCCTCTCTATTCCAGCGCATTGAAAGTGTGCGAAGCCGAGCTCTACAGACCGAAcgcgacatcaccaccatgacgGCCGACATTAAGCGTTTGGATGGCACCAAGCGCAACCTAACCCTCAGCATGACTGCCCTCAAGCGGCTCCAGATGTTGACCACCGCCTACGAACAACTTCGAGGATTGGCTCGGACCCGCCAGTACCGTGAGTGTGCTGGCCTTTTGCAAGCTGTTTTGCAGCTCATGCGCCACTTCAATAGCTACCGGAGCATTGAACAAATCGCCGTGCTAAGCCGAAACGTCAGCGAGCTGCAGCGGGAGCTCTTGGAGCAAGTCTGCGAGGATTTCGAGATAGCATTCGCCAAGGGAGAGGTCGGTGCCCGTCGCGCGGTTCTGGTAGAGGCCTGTCTCGTTATGGATGCGTTGGGCGATCATGCGAAGTCTCGACTAGTGACTTGGTATGTCAATACAGAGCTGCGCGAGTACCGTCAGGTGTTTAGAGGCAACGATGAAGCCGGGAGCTTGGACAACATTGGGCGACGCTATGCATGGTTCAAACGCACCCTAAAGACGCACGAGGAAGAGCACGCTGTGATCTTCCCGCCCCATTGGCGCGTCAATGAGACGCTAGCCATGTCCTTTTGCGACGGGACCAGGGAGGACTTCAAAGGCATTTTGGAGAAGAGCATGCGGAGACCCGACGGTCCCAAACTCGACGTGAACCTGCTACTTAGCTGCCTGCAGGAAACCATGGACTTCGAGCAAGGCCTTGAAAGGCGCTTTGCGAACGAGCCAAGGGCTAGCATTGATACGCTCAGTTCCGCAGACGACAGGGCACAGAATTTCAACGGGTCAATATCTGCGGCATTCGAGCCCTACCTGAGTTTGTGGGTCGAGTCGCAGGACAGAGCATTGGCAAGCATGATACCAAAGTACAAACAACAGCCCCTCATTCCGGCTGACGAGGAGTTTTCGCCTCAGGCGGTGATACCATCAGCCATTGAATTATTCCACTTTTACAAGGTCACCCTATCCCAGTGCGCCAAGCTATCAACTGGTGAGCGGCTGCTCGACCTGACGAAGACGTTAGCAAAGTACTTGGACGAATATGCTCAGCAagttcttcttggcttcctccaACGTGGTGGAACTCAAGGGCCACCTATCGAGGACATCATACTTGTACTTAACACCGCGGACTTCTGGCATACCAACACTGATCAGCTGGAGGAATTTATCAAGAAGCGCATTGACCCGGATATGACATCTCGAGTGGACCTCTCTGACCAGTCAGATGCCTTCATGGGGGCTGCTGGCGCTTCCGTCATGGCTTTGGTCGCCAAGGTTGAGTTAGAATGCGAGTCCGCTTGGCGCGAGATGAGGAACACCAACTGGTCACGCATGGAAAGTGTCTCGGATCACAGTTCCTATGTGAGCGAGCTCCTGAAACATGTCAACagcaaggccgaggagataTTGCCGCTTGTTGTGAAGCAACAATATGCTCGCACGTTCTGTGACAATCTCGTCGACCATCTTGCCAACGCCTACATCATCAATGTGGTCCAGTGTAAGCCTGTTTGCGAAACTGGCGCCGAGCAGATGCTTTTGGACAAGTATGTCCTGACAAAGTCGTTGGAGAATCTCATGTCCTTCCACACGGCATCCCCCTCGACTCAACCGCCCGCTTCATTCGTAAAGCATGTCAACACATCCATGACCCGCATGGATCCGTTACTTAAAACCCTGCAAGTTCGCCCTTCACCACCAGAGGGTCTCGTTCAGGCCTATCTTATACACATCGCTGACCGGTCCGATACCAACTTCCGCAAGATTCTGGAGCTCAAGGGTGTGCGGAGAGCAGACCAGGCACATCTCCTTGAGCTGTTCGCCATCCATCGGGAAGGTCCTGCAGCGGCGGGAGGCAAGCTTGTCCAGAGCTCTTCTCTTTTAACACCACTTCTCAACTCTACCTCTGGTGGACTGGGAAGTACTACCGCAGCAGGTGGCAGTGGTCTTGCCGCGGGGTTGGCCGCAGGTGGTCTGCAAACTCGTTTCGATGCCGCTTCTCTGGGTGAAAGGCTGTTGACTGCAGCCAGAGATAGTGCAGAAAGAGCTGGTGTGGGGGCGGCAACAGGTGAAGGTGTCACTATGAATGAAAATTTGAGGAATATCGGAAACTTCTTCAGAAGGGATATTGGCGGTTTAGGGGCACGGTTTGGGAGAAGAGATATCACTCCTACAAATAACAGCAGGCCTGACGTATAG
- a CDS encoding uncharacterized protein (EggNog:ENOG503NXD5; COG:D; COG:Z): MDSSVAASTLTRQRISVALFSLAATATVGLYCYRLYNPQPEPSGRLHRSNAVRHRRRSVNTPVAAEPPGRAQSEASYTSAESHADENADIDTTVRPLADGETVADDAQELDNNWYDDDQNQYGPQARAGQNIVSLLFRVSEDNARRSAYVHRGCQCNGCGIVPIRGIRYRCANCADFDLCETCESQGLHTKTHIFYKIRIPAPRLGPRQLQPVWYPGDPENCLRLLPKRLMAKLSKETGFERPELEALWEQWTFMANTEWKEDPDELCLAMDRKTFERYLVPSGDRQPIPNLLHDRMFAFYDDNNDDLIGFSEFLRGTSYRKRKNRLRKIFDGYDVDNDGFVSRRDFLRLFRAYYVLFKQMHRDILEGLDDQVMSSTEVQQLGTSRAPLSSLFGREGIFQPPETDRPLEGKVVNESLGEVHIADGNPRAVATDSPDVSDRQSVLNDLFAKQTQTQESLFVLADSRPSANRESGIEYLNALLNPPTRTSELPTIIVGESPRGDQLMLVMNGPQAHMTNGDGQDGGASEQTPQRVENGASPPGEEASDNSREGEGRAGDRHSARVPYIATSNRRVRVEARKKLFDRWKKRQFYLDEEEGAMAPDSWPESLDVLALANSSIESSKAPQQPPFSRSRSSSKVRFADDDDEYDHGYDTDARSNISNSSRSIPERWGGMEIPDAERDVGKEIFYQVIQQAFNEILDTLFKRKEDLAVKAAETKEARDKWRPSFTSINLKEVDRNKQKVTKKCKPAELSLEELLAASGYSVDQSEGDGTTLVGSASEIVPDELPVLPSEEPEEISASSSEAASHRDPTMPQFRPNGDSESEPAVETPSDEDPTPVHRTAVKAEKSKKKASKKNGSVSPPSYEQLVEWKRLDLAEKEASDRGGWGRLSFEEFERIYKEEEANGSRLDYLATWIDFCIPYH; the protein is encoded by the coding sequence ATGGATTCATCTGTCGCAGCATCCACGCTGACGAGGCAACGCATTAGTGTGGCCTTATTCTCGCTCGCGGCTACAGCAACAGTCGGCTTATACTGCTACCGATTATACAACCCACAACCCGAACCGAGTGGTCGACTGCATAGGAGCAACGCCGTTCGACATCGCAGACGTTCTGTGAACACCCCCGTAGCCGCTGAACCGCCAGGTCGCGCCCAATCCGAGGCGTCCTACACGTCGGCTGAATCCCATGCCGACGAGAACGCTGATATCGACACCACAGTTCGACCCTTGGCCGATGGCGAGACGGTCGCCGATGATGCCCAGGAGCTCGATAATAACTGGTATGATGACGATCAAAATCAATATGGTCCCCAGGCACGAGCCGGTCAAAATATTGTGAGCTTGCTCTTTCGAGTCTCCGAGGACAACGCCCGGCGCAGCGCCTATGTTCACCGAGGCTGCCAGTGCAACGGGTGCGGCATTGTCCCGATTCGTGGCATCCGCTACCGCTGCGCCAACTGTGCCGATTTCGACCTCTGCGAGACATGCGAATCCCAAGGCCTCCACACCAAGACGCACATCTTCTACAAGATCAGGATCCCGGCCCCGCGCCTCGGTCCTCGCCAGCTTCAACCCGTGTGGTACCCTGGAGACCCCGAGAACTGCCTGAGACTGCTTCCTAAGAGATTGATGGCCAAGCTGTCCAAGGAAACCGGGTTCGAACGCCCAGAGTTGGAAGCTCTCTGGGAACAATGGACGTTCATGGCCAACACGGAATGGAAGGAGGATCCGGATGAGCTGTGCTTGGCTATGGACCGCAAGACCTTTGAGCGATATCTCGTACCCTCAGGAGACAGACAGCCTATTCCGAATTTGCTACACGACCGGATGTTTGCCTTCTATGACGACAATAATGACGACCTCATCGGCTTCTCTGAATTTCTCCGCGGCACATCCTacaggaaaagaaaaaacaggCTCAGGAAGATCTTTGACGGATACGATGTGGATAACGACGGTTTCGTGAGCCGCCGAGACTTCCTACGCTTGTTCCGCGCTTATTACGTGCTCTTCAAGCAGATGCATCGGGACATTCTGGAAGGGCTGGACGATCAGGTCATGAGTTCGACTGAGGTCCAACAGCTAGGAACAAGCAGAGCACCGTTGAGCAGTCTTTTTGGCCGCGAAGGCATTTTCCAGCCGCCCGAAACCGATCGCCCCTTGGAAGGAAAGGTTGTCAACGAAAGCCTGGGCGAAGTTCACATTGCGGACGGAAACCCCCGGGCTGTGGCTACGGATTCACCTGATGTTTCCGACCGACAGTCAGTTTTGAATGACTTGTTTGCAAAGCAAACCCAGACCCAGGAAAGCCTGTTTGTTCTGGCTGATAGTCGGCCATCGGCGAACAGAGAAAGCGGCATCGAATACCTGAACGCTCTCTTGAACCCACCAACCCGGACCAGCGAGCTACCGACTATTATAGTGGGGGAGTCGCCGCGCGGTGACCAGTTGATGCTTGTTATGAACGGCCCACAAGCTCACATGACAAATGGTGATGGTCAAGACGGCGGGGCCAGCGAGCAAACACCTCAACGAGTCGAGAATGGCGCTTCCCCACCCGGTGAGGAGGCCAGTGATAACTCCAGGGAGGGCGAAGGACGAGCCGGGGACCGCCACTCCGCTCGCGTTCCCTATATTGCCACCTCTAACCGACGTGTAAGGGTTGAAGCACGAAAAAAGCTATTTGATCGTTGGAAGAAGCGGCAGTTTTAtttggatgaagaggaaggtgctATGGCTCCTGACAGCTGGCCTGAAAGCCTTGACGTCTTGGCACTGGCGAATTCGTCAATAGAAAGCTCAAAGgctcctcaacagcctcctttCTCGCGGTCACGATCTTCATCTAAAGTGCGatttgctgatgatgatgatgagtatGACCATGGCTACGATACTGATGCGAgatccaacatctccaaTTCTTCACGGAGTATACCAGAAAGATGGGGCGGAATGGAAATCCCTGATGCCGAAAGAGACGTGGGCAAGGAAATCTTTTACCAAGTCATTCAGCAGGCGTTCAACGAAATACTCGATACCCTCTTCAAACGCAAGGAGGACCTTGCGGTAAAGGCGGCGGAAACCAAGGAGGCGCGCGACAAATGGAGACCGTCCTTTACATCCATCAATCTCAAAGAGGTCGACAGGAACAAGCAGAAAGTTACCAAGAAGTGCAAGCCTGCTGAGCTGTCCTTGGAAGAGCTTCTTGCTGCTAGCGGGTACAGCGTTGACCAGAGCGAGGGGGATGGAACCACTCTGGTGGGTTCAGCCTCTGAGATTGTGCCGGACGAGTTGCCTGTTCTGCCATCTGAGGAGCCCGAGGAAatatcagcatcatcatcagaggcGGCTTCTCATCGCGATCCAACTATGCCGCAATTTAGACCCAATGGCGATTCTGAATCCGAACCCGCCGTCGAGACACCCTCTGACGAGGACCCTACCCCGGTCCATAGAACCGCGGTGAAGGCGGAAAaatccaagaagaaggccagcAAGAAGAATGGATCGGTGTCTCCGCCATCCTATGAACAGTTGGTGGAGTGGAAACGACTGGAtctggctgagaaggaggcaAGCGATCGCGGTGGATGGGGCAGGCTCAGCTTCGAGGAATTTGAGCGTATctacaaggaggaggaagccaacGGTAGCCGGCTTGACTATCTGGCTACCTGGATCGACTTTTGCATCCCGTATCACTAG
- a CDS encoding uncharacterized protein (COG:S; EggNog:ENOG503PAGJ), translating into MDPDNISLRSKKRLITDSGNISPRTRSKKRPVTDSGNESPHSEPNTQRSPWNTEQDDESSTIVRPSNPRRERYHSVSNRRKEGENSSSGAWSHKAEPPSAPSERAMSDGGGDGQHGGGGRREQDDGASTYTQRLYDHVIGERFTPSRTGHHHRSRTPRPAIVMTGPGGEQEEWRYEEDDRFENVELGGGEGFVMEESNSPGGGEGGRRRRRKYYSSFSWWKEEYVYAGLSVVAVVGLAGFLRTYDGQVLPQEFGWSGISFETGVVALVTAMRLCMDAYVGSAISQGAWLWVSESAQMRRKGGEDGRCGAKLEDFGKFDAASRGLRGAIKLIWRLKGRHLGCVGAAIAILGVGFETFSQEMVSFEQQPRHLDNGTLSPAPAPARYVSVFIDKSGCLCRNYLHRASCGDCVNAEIYTKCNKTANTCTYTTGSGTSIVNSMDPGERSIFKVAPTNGTVHKISSTSRAYYSVFDFLSVTQTEETGLLLAGSECALWFCVEGLKIWVEDGKQNQTRVANHSLTSLTMTSAAHGSEHVFINIPPSLNTDNATKYVVTREAMLALRNFMSSITMGTVTTTINTLDSSSDWVEAMWNATTGDLNQWINTFAASLTNEFRLHGAVTQTTKKRYDGDATQMTPVVKVRWYWLMYPAFMILLSIYFLFHTVLACSMAGVRAWKGEVLPLLFCRVDEGLYERGRAGLEIPGGLEKRVAGENVAMYRSAEDGGWGFRTVEHGEWAEEVSVEGEKK; encoded by the exons ATGGACCCCGACAACATATCCCTCCGGTCCAAGAAACGACTAATAACGGACTCGGGCAACATATCCCCCCGGACCCGGTCCAAGAAACGACCAGTAACGGACTCTGGTAACGAATCCCCTCATTCCGAGCCTAATACCCAGCGGAGCCCGTGGAATACCGAACAAGATGACGAATCCTCGACCATTGTCCGGCCGTCGAACCCGAGAAGGGAGAGATATCATTCTGTGTCGAATAGACGGAAAGAAGGGGAGAATTCCTCGTCTGGGGCGTGGTCACACAAGGCTGAGCCGCCTTCTGCGCCTTCGGAGAGGGCGAtgagtgatggtggtggtgatgggcagcatgggggtggtgggaggagggagcaggaTGATGGTGCTTCGACTTATACGCAGAGATTGTACGATCATGTTATTGGGGAGAGGTTTACGCCTTCGAGGACggggcatcatcatcggagTCGGACGCCGAGGCCGGCGATTGTCATGACTGGGCCGGGTGGGGAACAAGAGGAGTGGCGttatgaggaggatgatagGTTTGAGAATGtggagttggggggaggggaggggtttgtgatggaggagagtaACTCGcctggtgggggggaggggggaaggaggaggaggaggaaatatTACAGCTCGTTTAGTtggtggaaggaggagtatGTTTATGCTGGGTTGAgtgtggttgctgtggtggggCTGGCCGGGTTCTTGAGGACGTATGATGGGCAGGTTTTGCCACAGGAATTTGGGTGGTCCGGTATAAGCTTTGAGACGGGGGTTGTTGCGTTGGTGACGGCGATGAGATTGTGTATGGATGCGTATGTTGGGTCGGCCATCAGCCAGGGGGCGTGGTTGTGGGTGAGTGAGAGTGCgcagatgaggaggaagggtggggaggatggaaggTGTGGAGCAAAGTTGGAGGATTTTGGGAAGTTTGATGCTGCGAGTAGGGGGTTAAGGGGGGCAATAAAGCTGAtttggaggttgaaggggag GCACCTTGGATGCGTTGGAGCAGCCATTGCCATTCTTGGGGTGGGGTTTGAGACCTTCAGTCAGGAAATGGTCAGCTTTGAACAGCAACCGAGGCATCTAGACAATGGCACGTTGAGtccggcaccagcaccggctAG ATACGTCTCTGTCTTTATCGACAAAAGCGGCTGTCTATGCCGGAATTATCTCCACAGAG CCAGCTGTGGCGACTGTGTCAATGCCGAGATATACACCAAGTGCAACAAAACAGCCAATACTTGCACCTACACAACTGGCTCTGGGACGTCAATCGTAAATTCGATGGATCCGGGGGAACGAAGCATATTCAAGGTCGCACCAACCAACGGGACCGTCCACAAGATCTCCTCGACTTCCCGCGCTTACTACTCAGTGTTTGACTTTCTCTCTGTAACACAAACAGAAGAGACTGGGCTGCTTCTGGCTGGTTCAGAATGCGCTCTGTGGTTCTGCGTAGAGGGCCTCAAGATCTGGGTAGAGGACGGCAAGCAGAACCAAACCCGCGTTGccaaccactccctcacctcgTTGACAATGACCAGTGCCGCCCATGGGTCAGAGCACGTCTTTATCAACATCCCTCCCAGTCTCAACACAGACAATGCCACAAAATACGTCGTCACGCGCGAGGCCATGCTCGCCCTGCGTAACTTCATGTCGTCCATCACGATGGGCACAGTCACCACGACCATCAACACGCTTGATTCGTCATCAGACTGGGTAGAAGCCATGTGGAACGCCACCACGGGCGATTTAAATCAGTGGATCAACACCTTTGCTGCCAGCCTGACGAACGAATTCCGGCTTCATGGAGCGGTGACACAGACGACGAAGAAACGATACGATGGAGACGCCACGCAGATGACGCCAgtggtgaaggtgaggtGGTACTGGCTGATGTACCCTGCCTTTATGATACTACTGAGCATCTACTTTTTGTTTCACACCGTTCTGGCGTGCTCGATGGCTGGAGTCAGGGCGTGGAAGGGAGAGGTGTTGCCGCTGTTGTTTTGcagggtggatgaggggttgTATGAACGAGGCagggctgggttggagatTCCAGGCGGAttggagaagagggttgCGGGGGAGAATGTGGCGATGTACAGGAGTGCGGAGGATGGCGGGTGGGGGTTTAGGACTGTGGAGCATGGGGAGTGGGCTGAGGAGGTGAGtgtagagggagagaagaagtaG